In a genomic window of Mucilaginibacter sp. KACC 22063:
- a CDS encoding SDR family NAD(P)-dependent oxidoreductase — MQSLNFNNKWVLVTGASSGLGQEMALQLASLHKANLIITARREDRLIQLKTELEKFGVKVKVVVADLSVNDDIDRLMQESMNGQQLYAAILNAGVTYFGQHTQLSQTEFDKLLQTNVTGIVRMVNQLVAYFEQNGNEGAIMTVASMAAMFPVPYQAVYSGTKGFVLNFMMALSQELTNKNLSLTVYVPGGIATEMTAGEAFNDLKKWLMPVKQAASEGIYALQHRKNVYIPGALNRIGSRFLKLLPKSFILAQMGKNYRKSLFKDK; from the coding sequence ATGCAATCATTAAATTTTAACAACAAATGGGTTTTAGTTACTGGTGCTTCATCTGGCCTGGGGCAGGAAATGGCTTTGCAATTAGCGTCGCTGCACAAGGCTAACCTGATTATTACCGCCCGCCGCGAAGACCGTTTAATTCAGCTTAAAACTGAACTTGAAAAGTTTGGCGTTAAGGTTAAGGTAGTGGTTGCCGACCTTTCTGTTAATGATGACATAGACCGCCTGATGCAGGAAAGCATGAACGGGCAGCAGTTGTATGCAGCCATTTTAAATGCGGGTGTCACCTATTTTGGCCAGCATACCCAGCTATCCCAAACAGAGTTTGATAAACTTTTGCAAACCAACGTTACCGGCATAGTACGCATGGTTAACCAACTGGTTGCTTATTTTGAACAAAACGGTAATGAAGGTGCTATAATGACGGTTGCCAGCATGGCGGCCATGTTCCCGGTGCCTTACCAGGCCGTTTACTCAGGCACCAAAGGCTTTGTACTTAATTTTATGATGGCCCTGTCGCAGGAACTTACCAATAAAAATCTATCGTTAACGGTATACGTCCCTGGCGGAATAGCTACAGAAATGACTGCGGGCGAAGCTTTTAATGACCTTAAAAAATGGCTGATGCCGGTAAAGCAGGCGGCAAGCGAGGGAATATACGCACTTCAACATCGTAAAAACGTTTATATACCCGGAGCTTTAAATCGCATAGGCAGCCGCTTTTTAAAACTGCTACCCAAAAGCTTTATCCTGGCTCAAATGGGTAAAAATTATCGTAAGTCGTTGTTTAAAGATAAATAA
- a CDS encoding protein-disulfide reductase DsbD family protein: protein MKYTLRRFAKQSGFSALLLVLLLSFGFTQHARAQAVDTSGVVFSSAPATDAQAKDTAVKKKVDKPTEIVAAGETAAKNHEKPKTLWQIFIEGLVGGFAALIMPCIYPMLPLTVSFFTKKAGSQAKGIMQSLIYGISIIVIYVTLGIIITLIFGSDGLNSLATNGIFNIFFFLLLVVFAASFLGAFEIQLPTSLANKLDQNSDKGGLAGIFFMAATLAVVSFSCTGPIIGSLLVDAATKGEKLGPAFGMLGFSTALAIPFTLFALFPSALKSLPKSGGWLNSVKIVLGFLELAFALKFLSNVDLAYHWNWFDREVFLSLWIAIGLLMGLYLIGKIRFSHDSPLEHLSVVRTFFAIIVFSFVVYMIPGLWGAPLKSISGFLPPPATQDFYLSNNAGSGSGSANAEPVVSIKEKKYESLFLRGKHAGLNEWYDYDQALQVSKELKKPILIDFTGWFCANCRRMEQEVWSDKEVSKRLQNDFVLLELYVDEKTALPANEQYTSKFSGKKVVSIGNKNSDYEASKFNVNSQPYYVIVNARGDVLVPPQGANYSVDNYIKFLDSGKAAFEKNNGAN from the coding sequence AGCCGTAAAAAAGAAAGTTGATAAACCCACTGAAATAGTAGCTGCTGGAGAAACTGCTGCCAAAAATCACGAAAAGCCGAAAACCCTATGGCAGATTTTTATTGAAGGTTTGGTGGGCGGTTTTGCTGCACTGATAATGCCTTGTATATATCCGATGCTGCCTTTAACAGTCAGCTTTTTTACAAAAAAGGCGGGGTCGCAGGCCAAGGGTATAATGCAATCATTAATATACGGTATATCTATTATTGTTATTTATGTAACGCTGGGTATCATCATTACACTGATCTTTGGATCAGACGGATTAAACTCTTTAGCTACCAATGGCATATTTAACATCTTCTTCTTTTTGCTGCTGGTGGTTTTTGCCGCATCATTTCTGGGCGCGTTTGAGATACAATTACCCACCTCGCTGGCCAATAAGCTCGATCAAAATTCAGACAAAGGCGGTTTAGCGGGTATCTTTTTTATGGCAGCCACGTTGGCTGTAGTATCTTTTTCATGTACGGGCCCAATTATCGGAAGTTTACTTGTAGATGCCGCTACCAAAGGCGAAAAGCTTGGCCCGGCTTTTGGTATGCTTGGTTTTTCAACCGCATTAGCGATACCCTTTACCCTATTCGCTTTATTTCCATCGGCTTTAAAAAGCCTGCCAAAATCTGGCGGATGGTTGAATAGTGTAAAAATCGTACTTGGTTTCCTTGAGCTTGCTTTTGCACTGAAATTTTTGTCAAACGTGGATTTGGCTTACCACTGGAACTGGTTCGACCGTGAGGTATTCCTTTCTTTATGGATTGCCATTGGTTTACTGATGGGCTTATACCTTATCGGTAAGATCCGTTTTTCGCATGACAGCCCGCTGGAGCACCTATCAGTTGTGCGCACGTTTTTCGCAATCATCGTATTTTCTTTCGTGGTTTATATGATCCCAGGCTTATGGGGCGCACCGCTTAAATCCATCAGCGGATTTCTGCCGCCACCGGCAACCCAGGATTTTTACCTGAGCAATAATGCAGGCAGCGGAAGCGGGTCTGCAAATGCAGAGCCTGTGGTATCTATAAAGGAAAAAAAATACGAATCATTATTTTTACGTGGCAAGCACGCCGGTTTAAACGAGTGGTATGATTATGACCAGGCTTTACAGGTTTCAAAAGAGTTGAAAAAGCCAATATTGATTGACTTTACCGGCTGGTTTTGCGCTAATTGCCGCAGAATGGAGCAGGAGGTATGGTCTGACAAAGAGGTAAGCAAGCGTTTGCAAAACGACTTTGTTTTGCTGGAGCTTTATGTAGACGAAAAAACAGCTTTACCCGCAAATGAGCAGTATACCTCAAAGTTTAGCGGTAAAAAGGTGGTTTCCATAGGGAATAAAAACAGTGACTATGAAGCTTCGAAATTTAATGTAAATTCGCAGCCGTATTACGTTATCGTGAACGCACGCGGCGATGTGCTTGTTCCGCCGCAGGGCGCCAATTATAGCGTGGATAATTATATTAAGTTTTTAGACAGCGGTAAAGCCGCTTTTGAAAAAAATAATGGCGCAAATTAA
- a CDS encoding M14 family metallopeptidase — MKKIYSLLLFALLGLSAFAQQIKSPAEFLGYKLGDQFTYHYKIAEYFNYVAQASKNIKLVQYGTTNEGRPLLLAFIASAENIGRLDEIRQNNMKLSGLAPGTGSTNGPAVVWLSYNVHGNEPASSEAAMQTLYDLANPANAQTQQWLKNTVVIIDPCLNPDGRDRYVNFYNSVHGINPDAYNMAREHNEPWPGGRVNHYYFDLNRDWAWQTQREVAARLVYFNQWLPQVHVDFHEQGYNSPYYFAPAAEPFHKDITPWQRQFQITVGKNNAKYFDQNGWMYFTKQEFDLLYPSYGDTYPIYNGSIGMTFEQGGISAGLAVVTRSGDTLTLADRIAHHHTTSLSTIEVSSQNATKLLTEYKKFFDNSRSNPPGEFKAYVVKNDNDDKIEKLAQLLNKNGIQYGFGINRNANGFNYFDAKNEQFKIEANDLVINAAQPKAVLLNVLMEPKTFIADSNTYDITAWSLPYAYGLKAYGLHSGIDGLNTANHVSSVSLEAPMPAHPYAYVAQWQSNDDVKFLAALLKADIKIRYAETPFEAGGRKFNAGSLIITRAGNNTSGFDQTIKRLANETGRIITPITTGFVDKGYDLGSSYVHSMRKSKVMLIAGDGINSEAMGEIWHYFDQQIGYPVTLIRPQDLSRVKLIDFDEIILPDGRYNDIQSDKLQAWVRDGGKLIALGDAVSTLSAKGFGIKRKDNKEDKDDKDDKKAKQNKINIYGDRDREDLRSSVPGAIYKVTLDNTHPLAFGYPKYYYTLKLSDDVYDYLGDDGWNVGALKKGAYVSGFVGQKAKAKINDGIVFGVQSMGRGTIVYLTDDPLFRSFWENGKLLFGNAVFMVGN; from the coding sequence ATGAAAAAAATCTATTCCTTACTGCTGTTTGCCCTGCTTGGCTTATCTGCATTTGCCCAGCAAATCAAATCACCTGCCGAATTTTTAGGTTACAAACTGGGCGATCAGTTTACCTACCACTACAAAATAGCCGAATACTTTAATTACGTAGCTCAGGCATCCAAAAATATAAAGCTTGTGCAGTATGGTACCACTAACGAAGGCCGTCCCCTATTGCTTGCCTTTATTGCCTCTGCCGAAAACATTGGCCGCCTGGATGAGATCAGGCAGAATAACATGAAACTTTCGGGACTTGCACCAGGGACCGGCAGCACAAACGGCCCGGCGGTAGTTTGGTTAAGCTACAATGTACATGGCAATGAACCTGCATCGAGCGAAGCAGCTATGCAAACGCTTTATGACCTGGCCAATCCGGCGAATGCCCAAACGCAGCAGTGGCTTAAAAATACAGTCGTAATTATTGATCCCTGCCTTAACCCCGATGGCCGCGACCGTTACGTCAACTTTTATAACTCGGTACATGGCATCAACCCTGATGCTTATAACATGGCGCGTGAACATAATGAACCCTGGCCGGGTGGGCGGGTAAATCATTATTATTTCGACCTTAACCGCGACTGGGCATGGCAAACACAACGCGAAGTAGCCGCGCGCCTGGTTTATTTTAACCAGTGGCTGCCGCAGGTACACGTCGACTTTCACGAGCAAGGATACAACAGCCCCTATTATTTTGCGCCTGCTGCCGAGCCATTTCATAAGGACATTACCCCCTGGCAGCGCCAGTTCCAAATTACTGTTGGTAAAAACAACGCCAAATACTTTGACCAAAATGGCTGGATGTATTTTACCAAGCAAGAGTTTGATCTGCTTTACCCATCATACGGCGACACCTATCCTATTTACAACGGCTCTATCGGCATGACGTTTGAACAGGGCGGCATAAGTGCTGGCTTGGCAGTAGTAACGCGCAGCGGCGATACCCTTACCCTTGCCGATCGTATTGCACATCACCACACCACAAGCTTAAGTACCATTGAAGTATCATCGCAAAACGCCACTAAGCTTTTAACCGAGTACAAAAAGTTTTTCGATAACAGCCGCAGTAATCCTCCAGGTGAGTTTAAGGCTTATGTTGTTAAAAACGACAATGATGACAAAATTGAAAAGTTAGCGCAGCTACTTAATAAGAATGGCATACAATATGGTTTTGGCATTAACCGTAATGCTAACGGGTTTAACTATTTCGATGCCAAAAACGAGCAGTTTAAAATTGAAGCAAACGACCTGGTAATTAATGCCGCTCAACCAAAAGCCGTGCTACTGAATGTGCTGATGGAGCCAAAAACTTTTATTGCAGATTCAAACACTTATGACATTACAGCATGGAGCCTGCCCTATGCCTATGGCTTAAAGGCTTATGGTTTGCATAGTGGTATTGATGGGCTTAACACAGCCAACCATGTGAGTTCGGTAAGTTTAGAAGCCCCTATGCCGGCACATCCCTATGCTTATGTAGCGCAATGGCAGTCAAACGATGATGTGAAATTTTTGGCAGCTTTATTAAAGGCTGATATTAAAATCCGTTACGCCGAAACCCCTTTTGAAGCAGGCGGCAGAAAATTCAACGCCGGTTCATTGATTATCACGCGGGCAGGTAACAATACTTCGGGGTTTGACCAGACCATTAAACGACTTGCTAATGAAACCGGCAGAATAATCACGCCGATTACAACAGGATTTGTTGATAAAGGCTATGACCTTGGCTCAAGCTACGTACATAGTATGCGTAAATCTAAAGTGATGCTGATAGCAGGCGATGGCATCAATTCCGAAGCGATGGGCGAAATATGGCATTACTTCGATCAGCAAATAGGGTACCCGGTTACTTTGATACGTCCGCAGGATCTGAGCCGCGTTAAGTTAATCGACTTTGACGAGATCATTCTTCCGGATGGCCGCTACAATGATATACAAAGCGACAAGCTACAGGCTTGGGTACGCGATGGCGGAAAACTGATAGCCCTGGGCGATGCCGTAAGTACGCTTTCTGCAAAAGGATTTGGCATTAAGCGAAAAGATAATAAAGAGGACAAGGATGATAAGGACGACAAAAAAGCTAAACAGAATAAAATAAACATATATGGCGACCGCGACCGTGAAGATCTACGCTCATCTGTTCCCGGTGCAATTTATAAGGTAACGCTTGATAATACGCATCCGCTGGCGTTTGGCTACCCTAAATATTATTACACGTTAAAATTGAGCGACGATGTTTACGATTACCTCGGCGACGATGGCTGGAACGTTGGCGCATTAAAGAAAGGCGCGTATGTTTCGGGTTTTGTGGGGCAAAAAGCAAAAGCGAAGATCAATGACGGTATTGTATTCGGCGTGCAAAGTATGGGCCGCGGCACTATTGTTTACCTAACCGACGATCCGCTGTTCCGCAGTTTCTGGGAAAACGGGAAGTTGCTGTTCGGCAATGCAGTGTTTATGGTTGGTAATTGA
- a CDS encoding pyruvate dehydrogenase complex E1 component subunit beta — translation MRELQFREALREAMNEEMRKDDKIYLMGEEVAEYNGAYKVSQGMLDEFGAKRVIDTPISELGFAGIGIGSAMNGLRPIIEFMTFNFSLVAIDQVINGAAKIMSMSGGQFSVPIVFRGPTGNAGMLSSQHSQCFENWYANCPGLKVVVPSNPADAKGLLKQSIIDPDPVIFMESELMYGDKGMVPDGEYYIELGKAAVTKEGTDVTLVGFGKIMKVVNAAAAELEKEGISAEVIDLRTVRPIDYPTVINSVKKTNRLVIVEESWPLGSIATEVAFKVQRDAFDYLDAPILRIMGGDVPLPYAPTLIQEYLPNADRVIKAVKEVMYVTK, via the coding sequence ATGAGAGAACTACAATTCAGAGAAGCGCTTCGTGAAGCAATGAACGAAGAGATGCGCAAGGATGATAAAATATACCTGATGGGTGAGGAAGTTGCCGAATATAACGGTGCTTACAAAGTTAGTCAGGGTATGCTTGACGAATTTGGCGCTAAACGCGTTATAGACACCCCGATCTCTGAATTGGGTTTTGCCGGTATCGGTATTGGTTCGGCTATGAATGGCCTGCGCCCGATCATCGAATTCATGACATTCAACTTTTCGCTTGTGGCTATTGACCAGGTGATCAATGGTGCGGCTAAAATTATGTCAATGAGCGGTGGCCAGTTTTCGGTGCCAATTGTTTTCCGTGGCCCAACCGGTAATGCAGGTATGCTTAGCTCGCAGCACAGCCAGTGCTTCGAGAACTGGTATGCTAACTGCCCGGGCTTAAAAGTGGTTGTACCTTCAAACCCTGCTGATGCAAAAGGTTTGTTAAAACAATCAATCATTGATCCGGATCCGGTAATCTTTATGGAGTCGGAATTAATGTACGGTGATAAAGGTATGGTACCAGACGGCGAATACTATATTGAATTAGGTAAAGCTGCGGTTACTAAAGAAGGTACTGATGTTACTTTAGTAGGTTTCGGTAAAATTATGAAAGTAGTTAACGCTGCTGCTGCCGAACTTGAAAAAGAAGGTATCAGCGCCGAAGTAATCGACCTGCGTACAGTACGCCCTATTGACTATCCGACTGTTATTAACTCTGTGAAGAAGACTAACCGTTTGGTAATTGTTGAAGAAAGCTGGCCTTTAGGTTCAATTGCTACAGAGGTTGCGTTTAAAGTACAACGCGATGCGTTTGACTACCTTGATGCACCTATTCTGCGTATCATGGGTGGCGACGTTCCGCTTCCTTACGCTCCGACACTTATCCAGGAGTACCTGCCAAACGCCGACCGTGTAATTAAAGCGGTTAAAGAAGTAATGTATGTAACCAAGTAA
- a CDS encoding VOC family protein, whose amino-acid sequence MMIKGLFETHLYVENLETSMLFYSQVLGLQQCYFEAERRTAFYWIGKPRQAMLGVWEKPKEEIQKRHFAFECDTEFILNDAITFLKSNNLKPYNFLKDGTERPMVFAWMPAIAIYFNDPDGHYLEFISILEGEARPELGVISYNEWLDANAN is encoded by the coding sequence ATGATGATCAAGGGGCTTTTTGAAACTCATTTGTATGTAGAAAACCTTGAAACCTCTATGCTTTTCTATAGCCAGGTATTAGGATTACAGCAATGCTATTTTGAGGCTGAAAGAAGAACAGCTTTCTACTGGATAGGCAAACCCCGACAAGCCATGTTAGGCGTTTGGGAAAAGCCTAAAGAAGAAATCCAGAAAAGGCATTTTGCTTTTGAGTGCGACACAGAGTTTATCCTTAACGATGCTATCACCTTTTTAAAATCTAACAATCTTAAGCCTTATAATTTTTTGAAGGATGGCACTGAGCGGCCAATGGTTTTTGCCTGGATGCCTGCTATCGCTATTTACTTTAATGACCCGGATGGCCACTACCTTGAATTTATCTCCATTTTAGAAGGAGAAGCCAGGCCCGAATTGGGGGTTATATCTTACAATGAATGGTTAGATGCTAACGCCAATTAA
- the pfkA gene encoding 6-phosphofructokinase codes for MAQIKNVGVYTSGGDAPGMNAAIRAVVRTALFYNLKVTGIRRGYEGMINDDMFDMDRKSVGNIIQRGGTILKTARSEQFRTPEGRKLAYENLKKAGVDALVGIGGDGTFTGAKIFGKEYDIPVIGLPGTIDNDLLGTDFTIGYDTAINTVIDAVDKIRDTAESHDRLFIVEVMGRDSGLIALRTGIAVGAEAILIPETKTDLNALYHRLEAGRRDKSSKIVIVAEGEEAGGAFEIGKLIKDRFPNYDTRISILGHIQRGGRPSCQDRVLASRVGVAAVEALLAGHRNEMVGVIHGEVAFTPFENAIKHNVEIDPNFLKIVDILSL; via the coding sequence ATGGCGCAAATTAAAAACGTAGGTGTATATACTTCAGGGGGCGATGCCCCGGGCATGAATGCTGCCATCCGTGCAGTAGTACGTACAGCTTTATTCTATAATTTAAAAGTTACCGGTATACGCAGGGGCTATGAAGGCATGATCAATGATGACATGTTCGATATGGACCGCAAATCGGTAGGAAACATTATTCAGCGAGGTGGTACTATTTTAAAAACCGCCCGCAGCGAACAGTTCCGTACACCGGAAGGCCGTAAGCTTGCTTACGAAAATCTTAAAAAAGCCGGTGTAGATGCGTTGGTGGGTATTGGTGGTGATGGTACTTTTACCGGCGCAAAGATATTCGGCAAGGAGTATGATATTCCGGTGATTGGGTTGCCTGGTACTATTGATAATGACCTTTTAGGTACTGATTTTACCATTGGCTATGATACCGCGATTAATACTGTTATTGATGCTGTTGACAAGATCCGTGACACTGCCGAATCACACGACCGTCTATTTATTGTTGAAGTGATGGGTCGCGATTCGGGTTTAATTGCCTTGCGTACAGGTATTGCCGTTGGTGCAGAAGCCATACTGATCCCCGAAACAAAAACAGATCTCAACGCGCTTTATCACAGACTTGAGGCCGGCCGCAGAGACAAATCATCGAAAATTGTAATTGTTGCGGAGGGTGAAGAAGCCGGTGGCGCTTTTGAAATTGGCAAGCTGATCAAAGATCGTTTCCCTAATTACGATACGCGTATTTCTATATTAGGCCACATTCAGCGTGGGGGCCGCCCAAGCTGCCAGGACCGTGTACTGGCAAGCCGTGTAGGTGTTGCTGCCGTTGAAGCATTGCTGGCAGGCCATCGTAATGAAATGGTAGGCGTAATACATGGCGAAGTAGCCTTTACACCATTTGAAAATGCAATTAAACATAACGTAGAGATCGATCCTAACTTTTTAAAGATCGTTGACATCCTGTCGTTATAA
- a CDS encoding UDP-N-acetylmuramoyl-tripeptide--D-alanyl-D-alanine ligase: MVIEKLYELYLQHPVISTDTRKIASGSLFFALKGDKFDANTFATQALEAGAAYAVIDNAQYRISDQYILVDDVLQTLQDLAKYHRKQVQIPVIGLTGSNGKTTTKELINSVLSQHFNTYATQGNLNNHIGVPLSVLSINPSHEVAVIEMGANHQREIAMLCEIAQPTHGLITNVGKAHLEGFGGPEGVKKGKGELYDYLKATGGVIFINTDSPKLVDMKAERELQNTIGYGTQAEGNFIWGKLTNNSPYVALEWYDENGNAHAVQSNLTGAYNIDNILVAICIGAFLKLSTAEINAGIEDYQPVNNRSQIKHTETNVLICDYYNANPSSMAVAIDNISIMDAKTKVLILGDMFEMGEVSPTEHEAIIQKAILAPVDERIFIGKHFYEQRLGFSADFYETAEDAIKAIKDKPIKNATILIKGSRGMALERLVELL, translated from the coding sequence ATGGTTATCGAGAAACTTTATGAGCTGTATCTACAGCACCCGGTTATCAGTACAGATACTCGAAAAATTGCCTCGGGCAGTTTGTTTTTTGCCCTTAAGGGCGACAAGTTTGATGCAAATACTTTTGCAACCCAGGCATTAGAGGCAGGTGCAGCCTATGCCGTTATCGATAATGCACAGTACCGCATCAGCGATCAGTATATTTTGGTTGATGATGTATTACAAACCTTGCAGGATCTGGCCAAGTATCACCGTAAACAAGTGCAAATACCTGTAATAGGCTTAACTGGCAGCAACGGTAAAACGACTACTAAAGAGCTGATCAACTCGGTGCTTTCCCAGCATTTTAACACTTATGCCACGCAAGGCAACCTGAACAATCATATTGGTGTGCCGCTGAGTGTTTTGTCAATTAACCCGAGCCACGAGGTGGCAGTAATAGAAATGGGTGCCAATCATCAGCGTGAAATTGCCATGCTTTGCGAAATAGCACAGCCAACACATGGGCTGATCACTAATGTAGGTAAGGCACACCTGGAAGGCTTCGGCGGCCCAGAGGGGGTCAAGAAAGGGAAAGGGGAGTTGTACGATTATTTGAAAGCAACAGGCGGAGTGATTTTTATTAACACCGACAGCCCTAAACTTGTCGACATGAAGGCTGAACGTGAACTGCAAAACACCATAGGTTATGGAACACAGGCAGAAGGCAATTTTATATGGGGAAAGCTAACCAATAATTCGCCATACGTAGCGCTGGAATGGTATGACGAAAATGGCAATGCACATGCAGTACAATCAAACCTCACCGGGGCATATAACATAGATAACATATTAGTTGCCATCTGTATCGGAGCTTTCTTAAAGCTAAGTACAGCAGAAATAAATGCGGGCATCGAGGATTATCAACCGGTTAACAACCGGTCGCAGATTAAGCATACCGAAACCAATGTGCTGATCTGCGACTACTACAATGCAAACCCAAGTAGTATGGCTGTTGCAATAGATAACATCAGCATTATGGATGCTAAAACCAAAGTGCTGATTTTGGGCGATATGTTTGAAATGGGTGAAGTTTCGCCTACCGAACATGAAGCGATTATACAGAAAGCCATTTTAGCTCCTGTAGACGAGCGTATTTTTATCGGCAAACACTTTTACGAACAACGTTTAGGCTTTAGCGCTGATTTTTATGAAACCGCCGAAGATGCCATTAAGGCAATAAAAGATAAGCCGATCAAAAACGCAACGATACTGATTAAGGGTTCGCGCGGTATGGCGTTAGAAAGATTGGTAGAGTTGTTGTAG